Proteins from a single region of Undibacterium sp. KW1:
- a CDS encoding MFS transporter → MQTKKFDPVFNSYLIYVGVAIASGGVALYTPIIVSETGKAFSGFWAASILFGLNLGRVLGSYMGSRFSRMANHPLAISGNILLEGIALYFMAYLNQAWALALFALLAGLGSGLSFPGLKNYLLKLKGLDQTSIFSKLAFAIRMGLVGGYLTASFVPHDQLKLVFLIVLITFIVYGLFMLIAMRAISEHEQESLALEQKAQADEAASTTAIAAAESEKPVELPLMFYLSNSVFWCFAVQPMIGFSLHIPKFTPEIPVSTPFWLAALVIIFFQIPISKRAVRTLDHFRFLKIGYACLFVSFAIMVVFTHSAAAVIVSAILLSFGQVFYGPSLDVLVARFANKSAADTGRLMSQQMFYQSMGTMVGSLAGGALFDFAQFLKMPGVNWFMLALASLAMMMLSQKKIPALYYDAGQRVPGAS, encoded by the coding sequence ATGCAAACCAAGAAATTCGATCCTGTCTTCAATTCCTATCTGATTTATGTCGGTGTCGCCATCGCATCTGGTGGCGTTGCTTTATATACACCTATCATTGTCTCTGAAACGGGCAAGGCTTTCTCAGGGTTTTGGGCAGCATCAATTTTGTTTGGCTTGAACCTGGGCCGGGTGCTGGGTTCTTATATGGGTAGCAGATTTTCCCGTATGGCGAACCACCCGCTGGCGATCTCAGGCAATATCCTGCTCGAAGGCATCGCCCTGTACTTCATGGCTTACCTGAATCAGGCCTGGGCGCTGGCGCTGTTTGCCTTGCTGGCGGGCCTTGGCAGCGGCTTGTCCTTCCCCGGTTTGAAAAATTATTTATTGAAGCTCAAGGGTCTGGATCAGACTTCCATCTTCAGCAAACTGGCTTTCGCGATACGCATGGGTCTGGTTGGCGGCTACCTGACTGCCAGTTTTGTACCGCATGATCAGTTGAAGCTGGTGTTCCTGATCGTACTGATCACCTTCATCGTGTATGGGTTGTTCATGCTGATTGCCATGCGTGCCATCAGCGAGCATGAGCAAGAGAGTCTGGCGCTGGAACAAAAAGCTCAGGCAGATGAAGCAGCCAGTACAACTGCAATAGCCGCTGCTGAATCAGAAAAACCGGTAGAACTGCCACTGATGTTTTATTTGTCGAATTCAGTATTCTGGTGTTTTGCCGTGCAACCCATGATAGGTTTCAGCCTGCATATTCCGAAGTTCACACCTGAGATACCGGTGTCCACGCCTTTCTGGCTGGCAGCGTTGGTGATCATTTTTTTCCAGATACCAATTTCCAAACGTGCAGTGCGCACGCTGGACCATTTCCGTTTCCTGAAGATAGGCTATGCCTGCCTGTTTGTCAGTTTTGCCATCATGGTGGTGTTTACCCATAGTGCTGCTGCCGTCATTGTTTCTGCGATCTTGCTGTCTTTTGGCCAGGTATTTTATGGGCCTTCGCTGGATGTGCTGGTCGCACGCTTTGCCAACAAATCGGCGGCGGATACTGGCAGGCTGATGTCGCAGCAGATGTTTTACCAAAGCATGGGCACCATGGTCGGCAGCCTGGCGGGTGGCGCCTTGTTTGATTTTGCCCAGTTCCTGAAAATGCCAGGGGTCAACTGGTTCATGCTGGCATTGGCCAGCCTTGCCATGATGATGCTCAGCCAGAAAAAAATTCCCGCGCTTTATTACGATGCTGGTCAAAGGGTTCCTGGTGCCAGCTAA
- a CDS encoding VOC family protein has translation MMTPSYVLLYVDSPEASAGFYSKILGLTPVEASPTFYLFILDSGHKLGLWSKHTVEPGATQAGGSELAFAVADNATVNSTHDNWATRGTTIIQNPCSMDFGYTFVAQDPDGHRLRVFAPA, from the coding sequence ATGATGACCCCAAGCTATGTCCTTTTATATGTCGATAGTCCAGAAGCCAGCGCAGGCTTTTACAGCAAGATACTGGGCCTGACACCAGTAGAAGCATCCCCTACTTTTTACCTGTTCATACTGGACTCAGGCCACAAACTGGGTTTGTGGTCAAAACACACAGTAGAACCGGGTGCTACCCAGGCTGGCGGCAGTGAGCTGGCTTTTGCAGTCGCTGACAATGCCACGGTCAATAGCACCCATGACAACTGGGCCACGCGCGGCACGACGATAATCCAAAACCCTTGCAGCATGGATTTTGGCTATACCTTCGTCGCGCAAGACCCTGACGGTCACCGCCTGCGCGTTTTCGCGCCAGCCTGA